In Sporosarcina psychrophila, a genomic segment contains:
- a CDS encoding CPBP family intramembrane glutamic endopeptidase: MKNWKISLALLITYILMHVSSIFLSEGLFLYFPWDEQFTKQDMAYRASSWTLFTVNLIAAIIFLVLIVPKKNFFQVFKGKKSSIGNSVLWGFIGFFLALGGQMLAGAIEVAIGIEPGSDNTAILSDIAKVSPIIILSIVLFAPFLEEIIFRRVVFGGVYQKTNFWIAAIVSALVFAAVHNEFEHLLIYMMPAFVFSYLYYRTKRILTPMIAHLLMNGFVVVLNLNIEKIQQWQEDLKQAIIFFMH, from the coding sequence ATGAAGAATTGGAAAATCTCTCTCGCTTTATTAATCACTTACATCCTGATGCATGTAAGCAGCATCTTTTTATCAGAGGGCTTATTCTTATACTTTCCTTGGGATGAGCAATTCACTAAACAGGATATGGCATATCGGGCAAGTTCTTGGACTCTTTTCACCGTTAACTTAATTGCAGCTATCATTTTCCTGGTATTAATCGTACCGAAGAAAAACTTCTTTCAAGTTTTCAAAGGAAAAAAATCTTCCATTGGCAATTCGGTTCTTTGGGGATTCATTGGCTTCTTTCTAGCATTGGGAGGACAAATGCTGGCTGGTGCTATCGAGGTTGCAATTGGAATAGAACCAGGATCCGATAACACTGCAATCCTTTCCGACATCGCGAAAGTGTCACCAATCATCATCCTATCAATCGTACTATTCGCACCATTCCTGGAAGAAATCATTTTCAGAAGGGTTGTCTTTGGAGGGGTTTATCAAAAAACGAATTTCTGGATTGCAGCCATTGTCAGTGCTTTAGTGTTTGCTGCTGTTCATAATGAATTCGAACACCTTCTAATCTATATGATGCCCGCTTTCGTATTCTCTTACTTGTATTACCGGACGAAACGCATACTGACACCAATGATTGCCCATTTACTAATGAATGGATTTGTCGTTGTCCTCAATTTAAACATTGAGAAGATACAACAATGGCAAGAGGATTTGAAACAAGCCATAATCTTCTTTATGCACTAA
- the groES gene encoding co-chaperone GroES yields the protein MLKPLGDRIVIELIEAEEKTSSGIVIPDSAKEKPQEGKVFATGTGRVLENGQRIELEVKEGDRILFSKYAGTEIKHEGNEYLILRESDILAIIG from the coding sequence TTGTTGAAACCATTAGGTGACCGTATTGTTATCGAGCTAATCGAGGCAGAAGAAAAAACGTCAAGCGGTATTGTTATACCGGACTCTGCAAAAGAAAAACCGCAAGAAGGTAAAGTTTTTGCTACAGGTACTGGACGCGTTCTTGAAAACGGACAACGTATCGAATTGGAAGTTAAAGAAGGAGATCGAATCCTCTTCTCAAAATATGCAGGCACTGAAATCAAACATGAAGGTAATGAATATCTGATCTTGCGTGAAAGTGACATCTTAGCGATTATTGGCTAA
- the groL gene encoding chaperonin GroEL (60 kDa chaperone family; promotes refolding of misfolded polypeptides especially under stressful conditions; forms two stacked rings of heptamers to form a barrel-shaped 14mer; ends can be capped by GroES; misfolded proteins enter the barrel where they are refolded when GroES binds), translating to MAKQIKFNEDARSAMLRGVDTLANAVKVTLGPKGRNVVLEKKFGSPLITNDGVTIAREIELEDAFENMGAKLVAEVASKTNEIAGDGTTTATVLAQAMIREGLKNVTAGANPVGIRKGIEKAVIAAVEGLQEISNEIEGKEEIAQVASISSGDEEVGKLIAEAMERVGNDGVITIEESKGFTTELDVVEGMQFDRGYASAYMATDTDKMEAVLENPYILITDKKITNIQEILPVLEQVVQQGKPLLMIAEDVEGEALATLVVNKLRGTFNAVAVKAPGFGDRRKAMLEDIATLTGGEVITEDLGLDLKSADISQLGHAVKVVVTKDNTTIVEGSGNSELIQARVNQIRVQLEESTSEFDKEKLQERLAKLAGGVAVIKVGAATETELKERKLRIEDALNSTRAAVEEGIVSGGGTALVNVYSKVAALLDSTEGDVATGIKIVLRALEEPVRQIANNAGLEGSIVVDRLKREEVGIGFNAAEGTWVNMMEAGIVDPTKVTRYALQNAASVAAMFLTTEAVVADLPEPAGAMGGGMPDMGGMGGMM from the coding sequence ATGGCTAAACAAATTAAATTCAACGAAGACGCACGAAGCGCAATGCTACGTGGGGTCGATACATTGGCAAACGCTGTAAAAGTAACGCTTGGACCTAAAGGACGTAACGTCGTTCTTGAGAAAAAATTTGGTTCACCGCTTATTACAAATGACGGTGTAACAATTGCACGTGAAATCGAACTTGAAGATGCGTTCGAAAACATGGGTGCAAAACTTGTGGCTGAAGTAGCGTCTAAAACGAACGAAATCGCTGGTGACGGTACAACAACTGCAACAGTTCTAGCGCAAGCAATGATCCGCGAAGGACTCAAAAACGTTACTGCAGGTGCTAACCCTGTCGGAATCCGTAAAGGAATCGAAAAAGCGGTTATAGCTGCTGTTGAAGGCCTTCAAGAAATCTCCAATGAAATCGAAGGAAAAGAAGAAATTGCACAAGTTGCATCTATTTCTTCTGGAGACGAAGAAGTTGGGAAACTCATTGCTGAAGCAATGGAGCGCGTTGGCAATGACGGCGTCATTACGATAGAAGAGTCAAAAGGCTTCACGACTGAACTAGACGTTGTTGAAGGAATGCAATTTGATCGTGGTTATGCATCTGCATACATGGCAACCGATACAGATAAAATGGAAGCAGTTTTGGAAAATCCGTATATCTTGATCACTGATAAAAAGATTACGAACATCCAAGAAATTCTTCCTGTTCTTGAGCAAGTAGTTCAACAAGGTAAGCCACTTCTTATGATTGCAGAAGACGTTGAAGGCGAAGCACTTGCAACACTTGTTGTGAACAAACTACGTGGTACATTCAATGCTGTTGCTGTTAAGGCACCAGGCTTCGGAGATCGCCGTAAAGCGATGCTTGAAGACATTGCAACTTTAACTGGTGGGGAAGTTATCACTGAAGATCTAGGTCTTGATCTTAAATCAGCTGATATTTCACAACTTGGTCATGCAGTGAAAGTTGTTGTTACAAAAGACAATACGACAATCGTTGAAGGCAGCGGCAATTCAGAACTCATTCAGGCACGCGTTAACCAAATCCGTGTTCAACTTGAAGAATCAACTTCTGAATTCGATAAAGAGAAATTGCAGGAGCGTCTTGCTAAACTTGCAGGCGGCGTTGCAGTTATCAAAGTCGGAGCAGCTACTGAAACTGAACTTAAAGAACGTAAACTTCGCATCGAAGACGCATTGAACTCAACGCGTGCAGCTGTTGAAGAAGGTATCGTTTCTGGTGGTGGTACTGCTCTTGTAAACGTCTATAGCAAAGTAGCAGCATTACTAGATTCTACTGAAGGCGATGTAGCTACAGGTATTAAAATTGTACTTCGTGCGCTTGAAGAGCCTGTACGTCAAATCGCTAACAACGCAGGTCTTGAAGGATCAATCGTTGTAGACCGTCTGAAACGCGAAGAAGTAGGAATTGGCTTCAACGCAGCAGAAGGTACATGGGTAAACATGATGGAAGCTGGAATCGTTGACCCGACTAAGGTTACACGTTATGCACTCCAAAACGCAGCATCTGTTGCAGCTATGTTCTTGACTACTGAAGCAGTAGTTGCGGACCTTCCTGAACCAGCAGGCGCAATGGGCGGCGGAATGCCTGACATGGGCGGTATGGGCGGCATGATGTAA
- a CDS encoding uroporphyrinogen decarboxylase family protein, whose protein sequence is MTQSNTITTSTATERLQAVLNGENIDQPLISLWKHFPLDDRTHDAFVERTTKFQEELDLDFIKLSYNGLYGVEDWGTAIKWPTDPQDVGRVTDYPIKSVKDWNNLNTLLLEGGALKRELDYTKEIVDKYKGRVPIVATIFSPLTIAWKLCGVELLDHLKVNSDDLHRGLAIITNTTNNFAKELIKIGVDGFFFASQVSDFDKTTWESYECFGKRYDLIILDEIKKNTWFNILHIHGLSPMFNELKDYPVQAINWHDRTSNVTLKDARALTDKILIGGIEENKVLANGTAEELTAHFQDALAQVGDNKIVFGPGCVVPLSIPEEQLKLARNIVSKLEVGLSINF, encoded by the coding sequence ATGACTCAATCGAATACTATTACTACCTCTACAGCCACAGAAAGACTTCAAGCAGTTCTAAATGGAGAGAACATCGATCAACCGCTAATTAGCCTTTGGAAGCACTTTCCTTTGGATGACCGCACGCATGACGCATTTGTTGAACGTACAACCAAATTCCAAGAAGAGTTAGATCTTGATTTCATTAAACTTAGCTATAACGGTTTATATGGTGTTGAAGATTGGGGCACAGCTATTAAATGGCCTACAGATCCACAAGATGTCGGAAGAGTAACTGACTATCCCATTAAATCCGTTAAAGACTGGAATAATCTTAATACTTTACTATTAGAAGGTGGAGCTTTAAAAAGAGAGCTAGATTATACAAAAGAAATTGTCGATAAATATAAAGGGAGAGTTCCTATTGTTGCAACTATTTTTAGTCCTCTAACGATTGCATGGAAACTATGCGGTGTAGAACTATTAGACCACTTAAAAGTGAATAGCGATGATTTGCATAGGGGTTTGGCTATCATTACGAACACTACAAACAACTTTGCTAAAGAATTAATCAAAATCGGGGTAGATGGCTTCTTCTTTGCATCACAAGTTTCTGACTTTGACAAAACAACTTGGGAAAGTTATGAATGCTTCGGAAAACGATACGATTTAATTATTTTGGATGAAATTAAAAAAAATACTTGGTTTAACATCTTACACATTCACGGATTAAGCCCTATGTTCAATGAACTCAAAGACTATCCTGTTCAAGCAATCAACTGGCACGATCGTACATCTAACGTTACCTTAAAAGACGCTAGAGCTTTAACAGATAAGATCTTAATTGGTGGAATTGAAGAGAATAAAGTACTTGCGAATGGTACTGCGGAAGAACTGACAGCCCACTTCCAAGATGCATTAGCTCAAGTAGGTGATAACAAAATCGTTTTCGGACCTGGATGTGTAGTTCCTTTAAGTATTCCAGAAGAGCAATTGAAACTCGCAAGAAACATAGTATCTAAACTGGAAGTGGGATTATCCATTAACTTCTGA